One genomic region from Quercus robur chromosome 4, dhQueRobu3.1, whole genome shotgun sequence encodes:
- the LOC126721087 gene encoding protein FAR-RED IMPAIRED RESPONSE 1 isoform X3: MVDCQDNVLSARVNENIGDFVDEVHNRDVGVVSSPKRDVTMFEGDTDFEPRNGIEFESHEAAYSFYQEYAKSMGFTTSIKNSRRSKKSKEFIDAKFACSRYGVTPESDSGSSRRPSVKKTDCKASMHVKRRADGKWIIHEFIKEHNHELLPALAYHFRIHRNVKLAEKNNIDILHAVSERTRKMYVEMSRQSGGYQNIGFLQGDINYQFDKGRYLTLDEGDAQVMLEYFKRIQKENPNFFYAMDLNEEQRLRNLFWVDAKSRHDYISFSDVVSFDTSYIKSNDKLPFAPFVGVNHHFQSMLFGCALVADETRSTFVWLMKTWLRAMGGQAPKVIITDQDKALKAAIEEVFPNTRHFFSLWNILEKIPETLANVIKQHENFLPKFNKCILKSWTDEQFDMRWWKIVTRFELQDDEWIQSLYEDRKKWVPIYMGDSFLAGMSTPQRSESMNAFFDKYIHKKITLKEFVKQYGTILQNRYEEEAIADFDTWHKQPALKSPSPWEKQLSTVYTHAIFKKFQVEVLGVVGCHPKKESEDGTTTTFRVQDCEKDEYFMVLWNETKSEVSCFCRLFEYKGFLCRHSMIVLQICGLSSIPPHYILKRWTKDAKSRETVVEGTERIQTRVQRYNDLCKRAIELSEEGSLSEESYSISFRALVEALKNCVNVNNITISAAESSGNALALREEEESRGSLVAKTSKKKSTYKKRKVPVEPDVLLVEPQDSLQQMDNLSSDGMSLTGYYGAQQNVQGLLNLMEPPHDGYYVNQHSIQGLGQLNSIAPSHDGFFGTQQSIHGLLDFRPPANFSYSLQLQDEPHLRTTQLHGSSSRHA; the protein is encoded by the exons ATGGTGGACTGTCAAGACAATGTGCTTAGTGCCAGAGTGAACGAAAACATAGGTGATTTTGTGGATGAAGTGCATAACAGAGATGTTGGGGTTGTTAGTTCTCCTAAAAGGGATGTTACAATGTTTGAAGGGGATACAGATTTTGAGCCACGCAATGGCATTGAATTTGAATCACATGAGGCAGCATACTCATTCTATCAAGAATATGCCAAATCTATGGGATTCACCACTTCAATTAAAAACAGTCGTCGctcaaagaaatcaaaagaattTATTGATGCTAAATTTGCATGTTCCAGATACGGAGTCACTCCAGAATCGGATAGTGGGAGTAGTCGGCGACCAAGCGTGAAAAAGACAGACTGCAAAGCCAGCATGCATGTGAAGAGAAGGGCAGATGGGAAGTGGATTATTCATGAATTCATAAAAGAGCATAATCATGAACTTTTACCTGCTTTAGCATATCATTTTCGGATTCACAGAAATGTAAAGTTAGCTGAAAAGAATAATATTGACATTTTGCATGCTGTTAGTGAACGGACAAGAAAGATGTATGTTGAAATGTCTAGACAATCTGGTGGATATCAAAATATTGGGTTTCTTCAGGGTGACATAAATTATCAGTTTGATAAAGGCCGTTACTTGACTTTGGATGAAGGAGATGCCCAAGTTATGCTTGAGTACTTTAAGCGTATCCAAAAGGAGAATCCGAACTTCTTTTATGCAATGGATTTGAATGAAGAGCAGCGTTTGAGAAATCTGTTTTGGGTTGATGCCAAAAGTAGGCATGATTACATCAGTTTTAGTGATGTTGTTTCTTTTGATACCTCCTATATCAAAAGCAACGATAAATTGCCATTTGCTCCTTTTGTTGGGGTGAACCATCACTTCCAGTCCATGTTGTTTGGATGTGCGTTAGTTGCAGATGAGACTAGATCAACATTTGTTTGGTTAATGAAGACGTGGCTTAGAGCAATGGGTGGGCAAGCTCCCAAAGTGATAATCACTGATCAAGACAAAGCCTTGAAGGCAGCCATTGAGGAAGTCTTCCCAAATACACgccatttcttttctctttggaATATATTGGAAAAGATCCCTGAAACTCTAGCTAATGTGATAAAACAGCATGAGAATTTTTTGCCAAAGTTTAACAAGTGCATTCTCAAGTCATGGACAGATGAACAGTTTGACATGAGGTGGTGGAAAATAGTTACTAGATTTGAACTTCAAGATGATGAATGGATACAGTCATTGTATGAAGATCGAAAAAAGTGGGTGCCTATTTATATGGGGGATTCTTTTTTAGCTGGAATGTCTACACCTCAGCGTTCCGAAAGTATGAATGCTTTCTTTGACAAGTACATTCATAAGAAAATTACTCTAAAAGAGTTTGTGAAACAATACGGGACAATCCTACAAAATAGGTATGAAGAGGAAGCCATAGCAGATTTCGATACATGGCACAAACAGCCTGCATTAAAATCTCCTTCTCCTTGGGAAAAACAATTGTCAACAGTTTACACTCATgcaatttttaagaaattccAAGTTGAGGTTTTGGGCGTAGTTGGCTGCCATCctaaaaaagaaagtgaagatGGAACAACTACTACTTTTAGGGTTCAAGATTGTGAGAAGGATGAATATTTTATGGTATTGTGGAATGAAACAAAGTCAGAGGTTTCTTGTTTCTGTCGTTTGTTTGAATACAAAGGTTTCCTTTGTAGACATTCGATGATTGTTCTCCAAATTTGTGGTCTTTCAAGCATTCCACCCCATTATATTTTGAAGAGGTGGACAAAAGATGCAAAGAGCAGGGAAACAGTGGTTGAAGGAACAGAAAGGATACAGACTAGGGTGCAGCGTTACAATGATTTGTGTAAAAGAGCCATTGAATTGAGTGAAGAGGGATCATTATCTGAAGAGAGCTATAGTATTTCTTTTCGGGCACTAGTAGAAGCTCTGAAGAATTGTGTGAATGTGAATAACATTACCATTAGTGCTGCAGAATCTAGTGGCAATGCTCTTGCTCTTCGTGAAGAAGAGGAGAGTCGAGGAAGCTTAGTAGCTAAAACAAGTAAGAAGAAAAGTacatataagaaaagaaag GTACCGGTAGAGCCAGATGTTCTACTTGTTGAGCCACAAGACAGCTTACAACAGATG GATAATCTAAGCTCAGATGGGATGTCCCTTACTGGATATTATGGTGCCCAACAGAACGTGCAAGGACTG TTGAACTTAATGGAGCCACCTCATGATGGGTACTATGTAAATCAACATAGCATCCAGGGGCTG GGTCAATTGAATTCAATAGCACCTAGCCATGATGGTTTTTTTGGGACTCAACAAAGCATTCATGGGCTG TTGGATTTTCGACCACCAGCAAATTTCAGTTATAGCCTTCAG TTGCAGGATGAGCCCCATTTAAGAACTACACAGTTGCATGGCAGTTCTTCGAGGCATGCATGA
- the LOC126721087 gene encoding protein FAR-RED IMPAIRED RESPONSE 1 isoform X4 has product MVDCQDNVLSARVNENIGDFVDEVHNRDVGVVSSPKRDVTMFEGDTDFEPRNGIEFESHEAAYSFYQEYAKSMGFTTSIKNSRRSKKSKEFIDAKFACSRYGVTPESDSGSSRRPSVKKTDCKASMHVKRRADGKWIIHEFIKEHNHELLPALAYHFRIHRNVKLAEKNNIDILHAVSERTRKMYVEMSRQSGGYQNIGFLQGDINYQFDKGRYLTLDEGDAQVMLEYFKRIQKENPNFFYAMDLNEEQRLRNLFWVDAKSRHDYISFSDVVSFDTSYIKSNDKLPFAPFVGVNHHFQSMLFGCALVADETRSTFVWLMKTWLRAMGGQAPKVIITDQDKALKAAIEEVFPNTRHFFSLWNILEKIPETLANVIKQHENFLPKFNKCILKSWTDEQFDMRWWKIVTRFELQDDEWIQSLYEDRKKWVPIYMGDSFLAGMSTPQRSESMNAFFDKYIHKKITLKEFVKQYGTILQNRYEEEAIADFDTWHKQPALKSPSPWEKQLSTVYTHAIFKKFQVEVLGVVGCHPKKESEDGTTTTFRVQDCEKDEYFMVLWNETKSEVSCFCRLFEYKGFLCRHSMIVLQICGLSSIPPHYILKRWTKDAKSRETVVEGTERIQTRVQRYNDLCKRAIELSEEGSLSEESYSISFRALVEALKNCVNVNNITISAAESSGNALALREEEESRGSLVAKTSKKKSTYKKRKVPVEPDVLLVEPQDSLQQMDNLSSDGMSLTGYYGAQQNVQGLLNLMEPPHDGYYVNQHSIQGLGQLNSIAPSHDGFFGTQQSIHGLLDFRPPANFSYSLQDEPHLRTTQLHGSSSRHA; this is encoded by the exons ATGGTGGACTGTCAAGACAATGTGCTTAGTGCCAGAGTGAACGAAAACATAGGTGATTTTGTGGATGAAGTGCATAACAGAGATGTTGGGGTTGTTAGTTCTCCTAAAAGGGATGTTACAATGTTTGAAGGGGATACAGATTTTGAGCCACGCAATGGCATTGAATTTGAATCACATGAGGCAGCATACTCATTCTATCAAGAATATGCCAAATCTATGGGATTCACCACTTCAATTAAAAACAGTCGTCGctcaaagaaatcaaaagaattTATTGATGCTAAATTTGCATGTTCCAGATACGGAGTCACTCCAGAATCGGATAGTGGGAGTAGTCGGCGACCAAGCGTGAAAAAGACAGACTGCAAAGCCAGCATGCATGTGAAGAGAAGGGCAGATGGGAAGTGGATTATTCATGAATTCATAAAAGAGCATAATCATGAACTTTTACCTGCTTTAGCATATCATTTTCGGATTCACAGAAATGTAAAGTTAGCTGAAAAGAATAATATTGACATTTTGCATGCTGTTAGTGAACGGACAAGAAAGATGTATGTTGAAATGTCTAGACAATCTGGTGGATATCAAAATATTGGGTTTCTTCAGGGTGACATAAATTATCAGTTTGATAAAGGCCGTTACTTGACTTTGGATGAAGGAGATGCCCAAGTTATGCTTGAGTACTTTAAGCGTATCCAAAAGGAGAATCCGAACTTCTTTTATGCAATGGATTTGAATGAAGAGCAGCGTTTGAGAAATCTGTTTTGGGTTGATGCCAAAAGTAGGCATGATTACATCAGTTTTAGTGATGTTGTTTCTTTTGATACCTCCTATATCAAAAGCAACGATAAATTGCCATTTGCTCCTTTTGTTGGGGTGAACCATCACTTCCAGTCCATGTTGTTTGGATGTGCGTTAGTTGCAGATGAGACTAGATCAACATTTGTTTGGTTAATGAAGACGTGGCTTAGAGCAATGGGTGGGCAAGCTCCCAAAGTGATAATCACTGATCAAGACAAAGCCTTGAAGGCAGCCATTGAGGAAGTCTTCCCAAATACACgccatttcttttctctttggaATATATTGGAAAAGATCCCTGAAACTCTAGCTAATGTGATAAAACAGCATGAGAATTTTTTGCCAAAGTTTAACAAGTGCATTCTCAAGTCATGGACAGATGAACAGTTTGACATGAGGTGGTGGAAAATAGTTACTAGATTTGAACTTCAAGATGATGAATGGATACAGTCATTGTATGAAGATCGAAAAAAGTGGGTGCCTATTTATATGGGGGATTCTTTTTTAGCTGGAATGTCTACACCTCAGCGTTCCGAAAGTATGAATGCTTTCTTTGACAAGTACATTCATAAGAAAATTACTCTAAAAGAGTTTGTGAAACAATACGGGACAATCCTACAAAATAGGTATGAAGAGGAAGCCATAGCAGATTTCGATACATGGCACAAACAGCCTGCATTAAAATCTCCTTCTCCTTGGGAAAAACAATTGTCAACAGTTTACACTCATgcaatttttaagaaattccAAGTTGAGGTTTTGGGCGTAGTTGGCTGCCATCctaaaaaagaaagtgaagatGGAACAACTACTACTTTTAGGGTTCAAGATTGTGAGAAGGATGAATATTTTATGGTATTGTGGAATGAAACAAAGTCAGAGGTTTCTTGTTTCTGTCGTTTGTTTGAATACAAAGGTTTCCTTTGTAGACATTCGATGATTGTTCTCCAAATTTGTGGTCTTTCAAGCATTCCACCCCATTATATTTTGAAGAGGTGGACAAAAGATGCAAAGAGCAGGGAAACAGTGGTTGAAGGAACAGAAAGGATACAGACTAGGGTGCAGCGTTACAATGATTTGTGTAAAAGAGCCATTGAATTGAGTGAAGAGGGATCATTATCTGAAGAGAGCTATAGTATTTCTTTTCGGGCACTAGTAGAAGCTCTGAAGAATTGTGTGAATGTGAATAACATTACCATTAGTGCTGCAGAATCTAGTGGCAATGCTCTTGCTCTTCGTGAAGAAGAGGAGAGTCGAGGAAGCTTAGTAGCTAAAACAAGTAAGAAGAAAAGTacatataagaaaagaaag GTACCGGTAGAGCCAGATGTTCTACTTGTTGAGCCACAAGACAGCTTACAACAGATG GATAATCTAAGCTCAGATGGGATGTCCCTTACTGGATATTATGGTGCCCAACAGAACGTGCAAGGACTG TTGAACTTAATGGAGCCACCTCATGATGGGTACTATGTAAATCAACATAGCATCCAGGGGCTG GGTCAATTGAATTCAATAGCACCTAGCCATGATGGTTTTTTTGGGACTCAACAAAGCATTCATGGGCTG TTGGATTTTCGACCACCAGCAAATTTCAGTTATAGCCTTCAG GATGAGCCCCATTTAAGAACTACACAGTTGCATGGCAGTTCTTCGAGGCATGCATGA
- the LOC126721087 gene encoding protein FAR-RED IMPAIRED RESPONSE 1 isoform X2, producing the protein MVDCQDNVLSARVNENIGDFVDEVHNRDVGVVSSPKRDVTMFEGDTDFEPRNGIEFESHEAAYSFYQEYAKSMGFTTSIKNSRRSKKSKEFIDAKFACSRYGVTPESDSGSSRRPSVKKTDCKASMHVKRRADGKWIIHEFIKEHNHELLPALAYHFRIHRNVKLAEKNNIDILHAVSERTRKMYVEMSRQSGGYQNIGFLQGDINYQFDKGRYLTLDEGDAQVMLEYFKRIQKENPNFFYAMDLNEEQRLRNLFWVDAKSRHDYISFSDVVSFDTSYIKSNDKLPFAPFVGVNHHFQSMLFGCALVADETRSTFVWLMKTWLRAMGGQAPKVIITDQDKALKAAIEEVFPNTRHFFSLWNILEKIPETLANVIKQHENFLPKFNKCILKSWTDEQFDMRWWKIVTRFELQDDEWIQSLYEDRKKWVPIYMGDSFLAGMSTPQRSESMNAFFDKYIHKKITLKEFVKQYGTILQNRYEEEAIADFDTWHKQPALKSPSPWEKQLSTVYTHAIFKKFQVEVLGVVGCHPKKESEDGTTTTFRVQDCEKDEYFMVLWNETKSEVSCFCRLFEYKGFLCRHSMIVLQICGLSSIPPHYILKRWTKDAKSRETVVEGTERIQTRVQRYNDLCKRAIELSEEGSLSEESYSISFRALVEALKNCVNVNNITISAAESSGNALALREEEESRGSLVAKTSKKKSTYKKRKVPVEPDVLLVEPQDSLQQMDNLSSDGMSLTGYYGAQQNVQGLLNLMEPPHDGYYVNQHSIQGLGQLNSIAPSHDGFFGTQQSIHGLGQLDFRPPANFSYSLQDEPHLRTTQLHGSSSRHA; encoded by the exons ATGGTGGACTGTCAAGACAATGTGCTTAGTGCCAGAGTGAACGAAAACATAGGTGATTTTGTGGATGAAGTGCATAACAGAGATGTTGGGGTTGTTAGTTCTCCTAAAAGGGATGTTACAATGTTTGAAGGGGATACAGATTTTGAGCCACGCAATGGCATTGAATTTGAATCACATGAGGCAGCATACTCATTCTATCAAGAATATGCCAAATCTATGGGATTCACCACTTCAATTAAAAACAGTCGTCGctcaaagaaatcaaaagaattTATTGATGCTAAATTTGCATGTTCCAGATACGGAGTCACTCCAGAATCGGATAGTGGGAGTAGTCGGCGACCAAGCGTGAAAAAGACAGACTGCAAAGCCAGCATGCATGTGAAGAGAAGGGCAGATGGGAAGTGGATTATTCATGAATTCATAAAAGAGCATAATCATGAACTTTTACCTGCTTTAGCATATCATTTTCGGATTCACAGAAATGTAAAGTTAGCTGAAAAGAATAATATTGACATTTTGCATGCTGTTAGTGAACGGACAAGAAAGATGTATGTTGAAATGTCTAGACAATCTGGTGGATATCAAAATATTGGGTTTCTTCAGGGTGACATAAATTATCAGTTTGATAAAGGCCGTTACTTGACTTTGGATGAAGGAGATGCCCAAGTTATGCTTGAGTACTTTAAGCGTATCCAAAAGGAGAATCCGAACTTCTTTTATGCAATGGATTTGAATGAAGAGCAGCGTTTGAGAAATCTGTTTTGGGTTGATGCCAAAAGTAGGCATGATTACATCAGTTTTAGTGATGTTGTTTCTTTTGATACCTCCTATATCAAAAGCAACGATAAATTGCCATTTGCTCCTTTTGTTGGGGTGAACCATCACTTCCAGTCCATGTTGTTTGGATGTGCGTTAGTTGCAGATGAGACTAGATCAACATTTGTTTGGTTAATGAAGACGTGGCTTAGAGCAATGGGTGGGCAAGCTCCCAAAGTGATAATCACTGATCAAGACAAAGCCTTGAAGGCAGCCATTGAGGAAGTCTTCCCAAATACACgccatttcttttctctttggaATATATTGGAAAAGATCCCTGAAACTCTAGCTAATGTGATAAAACAGCATGAGAATTTTTTGCCAAAGTTTAACAAGTGCATTCTCAAGTCATGGACAGATGAACAGTTTGACATGAGGTGGTGGAAAATAGTTACTAGATTTGAACTTCAAGATGATGAATGGATACAGTCATTGTATGAAGATCGAAAAAAGTGGGTGCCTATTTATATGGGGGATTCTTTTTTAGCTGGAATGTCTACACCTCAGCGTTCCGAAAGTATGAATGCTTTCTTTGACAAGTACATTCATAAGAAAATTACTCTAAAAGAGTTTGTGAAACAATACGGGACAATCCTACAAAATAGGTATGAAGAGGAAGCCATAGCAGATTTCGATACATGGCACAAACAGCCTGCATTAAAATCTCCTTCTCCTTGGGAAAAACAATTGTCAACAGTTTACACTCATgcaatttttaagaaattccAAGTTGAGGTTTTGGGCGTAGTTGGCTGCCATCctaaaaaagaaagtgaagatGGAACAACTACTACTTTTAGGGTTCAAGATTGTGAGAAGGATGAATATTTTATGGTATTGTGGAATGAAACAAAGTCAGAGGTTTCTTGTTTCTGTCGTTTGTTTGAATACAAAGGTTTCCTTTGTAGACATTCGATGATTGTTCTCCAAATTTGTGGTCTTTCAAGCATTCCACCCCATTATATTTTGAAGAGGTGGACAAAAGATGCAAAGAGCAGGGAAACAGTGGTTGAAGGAACAGAAAGGATACAGACTAGGGTGCAGCGTTACAATGATTTGTGTAAAAGAGCCATTGAATTGAGTGAAGAGGGATCATTATCTGAAGAGAGCTATAGTATTTCTTTTCGGGCACTAGTAGAAGCTCTGAAGAATTGTGTGAATGTGAATAACATTACCATTAGTGCTGCAGAATCTAGTGGCAATGCTCTTGCTCTTCGTGAAGAAGAGGAGAGTCGAGGAAGCTTAGTAGCTAAAACAAGTAAGAAGAAAAGTacatataagaaaagaaag GTACCGGTAGAGCCAGATGTTCTACTTGTTGAGCCACAAGACAGCTTACAACAGATG GATAATCTAAGCTCAGATGGGATGTCCCTTACTGGATATTATGGTGCCCAACAGAACGTGCAAGGACTG TTGAACTTAATGGAGCCACCTCATGATGGGTACTATGTAAATCAACATAGCATCCAGGGGCTG GGTCAATTGAATTCAATAGCACCTAGCCATGATGGTTTTTTTGGGACTCAACAAAGCATTCATGGGCTG GGGCAGTTGGATTTTCGACCACCAGCAAATTTCAGTTATAGCCTTCAG GATGAGCCCCATTTAAGAACTACACAGTTGCATGGCAGTTCTTCGAGGCATGCATGA
- the LOC126721087 gene encoding protein FAR-RED IMPAIRED RESPONSE 1 isoform X1 has protein sequence MVDCQDNVLSARVNENIGDFVDEVHNRDVGVVSSPKRDVTMFEGDTDFEPRNGIEFESHEAAYSFYQEYAKSMGFTTSIKNSRRSKKSKEFIDAKFACSRYGVTPESDSGSSRRPSVKKTDCKASMHVKRRADGKWIIHEFIKEHNHELLPALAYHFRIHRNVKLAEKNNIDILHAVSERTRKMYVEMSRQSGGYQNIGFLQGDINYQFDKGRYLTLDEGDAQVMLEYFKRIQKENPNFFYAMDLNEEQRLRNLFWVDAKSRHDYISFSDVVSFDTSYIKSNDKLPFAPFVGVNHHFQSMLFGCALVADETRSTFVWLMKTWLRAMGGQAPKVIITDQDKALKAAIEEVFPNTRHFFSLWNILEKIPETLANVIKQHENFLPKFNKCILKSWTDEQFDMRWWKIVTRFELQDDEWIQSLYEDRKKWVPIYMGDSFLAGMSTPQRSESMNAFFDKYIHKKITLKEFVKQYGTILQNRYEEEAIADFDTWHKQPALKSPSPWEKQLSTVYTHAIFKKFQVEVLGVVGCHPKKESEDGTTTTFRVQDCEKDEYFMVLWNETKSEVSCFCRLFEYKGFLCRHSMIVLQICGLSSIPPHYILKRWTKDAKSRETVVEGTERIQTRVQRYNDLCKRAIELSEEGSLSEESYSISFRALVEALKNCVNVNNITISAAESSGNALALREEEESRGSLVAKTSKKKSTYKKRKVPVEPDVLLVEPQDSLQQMDNLSSDGMSLTGYYGAQQNVQGLLNLMEPPHDGYYVNQHSIQGLGQLNSIAPSHDGFFGTQQSIHGLGQLDFRPPANFSYSLQLQDEPHLRTTQLHGSSSRHA, from the exons ATGGTGGACTGTCAAGACAATGTGCTTAGTGCCAGAGTGAACGAAAACATAGGTGATTTTGTGGATGAAGTGCATAACAGAGATGTTGGGGTTGTTAGTTCTCCTAAAAGGGATGTTACAATGTTTGAAGGGGATACAGATTTTGAGCCACGCAATGGCATTGAATTTGAATCACATGAGGCAGCATACTCATTCTATCAAGAATATGCCAAATCTATGGGATTCACCACTTCAATTAAAAACAGTCGTCGctcaaagaaatcaaaagaattTATTGATGCTAAATTTGCATGTTCCAGATACGGAGTCACTCCAGAATCGGATAGTGGGAGTAGTCGGCGACCAAGCGTGAAAAAGACAGACTGCAAAGCCAGCATGCATGTGAAGAGAAGGGCAGATGGGAAGTGGATTATTCATGAATTCATAAAAGAGCATAATCATGAACTTTTACCTGCTTTAGCATATCATTTTCGGATTCACAGAAATGTAAAGTTAGCTGAAAAGAATAATATTGACATTTTGCATGCTGTTAGTGAACGGACAAGAAAGATGTATGTTGAAATGTCTAGACAATCTGGTGGATATCAAAATATTGGGTTTCTTCAGGGTGACATAAATTATCAGTTTGATAAAGGCCGTTACTTGACTTTGGATGAAGGAGATGCCCAAGTTATGCTTGAGTACTTTAAGCGTATCCAAAAGGAGAATCCGAACTTCTTTTATGCAATGGATTTGAATGAAGAGCAGCGTTTGAGAAATCTGTTTTGGGTTGATGCCAAAAGTAGGCATGATTACATCAGTTTTAGTGATGTTGTTTCTTTTGATACCTCCTATATCAAAAGCAACGATAAATTGCCATTTGCTCCTTTTGTTGGGGTGAACCATCACTTCCAGTCCATGTTGTTTGGATGTGCGTTAGTTGCAGATGAGACTAGATCAACATTTGTTTGGTTAATGAAGACGTGGCTTAGAGCAATGGGTGGGCAAGCTCCCAAAGTGATAATCACTGATCAAGACAAAGCCTTGAAGGCAGCCATTGAGGAAGTCTTCCCAAATACACgccatttcttttctctttggaATATATTGGAAAAGATCCCTGAAACTCTAGCTAATGTGATAAAACAGCATGAGAATTTTTTGCCAAAGTTTAACAAGTGCATTCTCAAGTCATGGACAGATGAACAGTTTGACATGAGGTGGTGGAAAATAGTTACTAGATTTGAACTTCAAGATGATGAATGGATACAGTCATTGTATGAAGATCGAAAAAAGTGGGTGCCTATTTATATGGGGGATTCTTTTTTAGCTGGAATGTCTACACCTCAGCGTTCCGAAAGTATGAATGCTTTCTTTGACAAGTACATTCATAAGAAAATTACTCTAAAAGAGTTTGTGAAACAATACGGGACAATCCTACAAAATAGGTATGAAGAGGAAGCCATAGCAGATTTCGATACATGGCACAAACAGCCTGCATTAAAATCTCCTTCTCCTTGGGAAAAACAATTGTCAACAGTTTACACTCATgcaatttttaagaaattccAAGTTGAGGTTTTGGGCGTAGTTGGCTGCCATCctaaaaaagaaagtgaagatGGAACAACTACTACTTTTAGGGTTCAAGATTGTGAGAAGGATGAATATTTTATGGTATTGTGGAATGAAACAAAGTCAGAGGTTTCTTGTTTCTGTCGTTTGTTTGAATACAAAGGTTTCCTTTGTAGACATTCGATGATTGTTCTCCAAATTTGTGGTCTTTCAAGCATTCCACCCCATTATATTTTGAAGAGGTGGACAAAAGATGCAAAGAGCAGGGAAACAGTGGTTGAAGGAACAGAAAGGATACAGACTAGGGTGCAGCGTTACAATGATTTGTGTAAAAGAGCCATTGAATTGAGTGAAGAGGGATCATTATCTGAAGAGAGCTATAGTATTTCTTTTCGGGCACTAGTAGAAGCTCTGAAGAATTGTGTGAATGTGAATAACATTACCATTAGTGCTGCAGAATCTAGTGGCAATGCTCTTGCTCTTCGTGAAGAAGAGGAGAGTCGAGGAAGCTTAGTAGCTAAAACAAGTAAGAAGAAAAGTacatataagaaaagaaag GTACCGGTAGAGCCAGATGTTCTACTTGTTGAGCCACAAGACAGCTTACAACAGATG GATAATCTAAGCTCAGATGGGATGTCCCTTACTGGATATTATGGTGCCCAACAGAACGTGCAAGGACTG TTGAACTTAATGGAGCCACCTCATGATGGGTACTATGTAAATCAACATAGCATCCAGGGGCTG GGTCAATTGAATTCAATAGCACCTAGCCATGATGGTTTTTTTGGGACTCAACAAAGCATTCATGGGCTG GGGCAGTTGGATTTTCGACCACCAGCAAATTTCAGTTATAGCCTTCAG TTGCAGGATGAGCCCCATTTAAGAACTACACAGTTGCATGGCAGTTCTTCGAGGCATGCATGA